The Candidatus Methylomirabilota bacterium genome contains a region encoding:
- a CDS encoding alpha-ketoacid dehydrogenase subunit beta has translation MTKLNMVKALNLALFQEMERDPDVVILGEDVGVDGGVFRVTDDLQRKFGSQRVIDSPLAEAAIIGTGVGMALYGLRPVCEIQFSGFAFQCFHQIENHAARYRLRSQGRFGCAMVIRMPYGGGVRALEHHTESEEQFYAHVPGLKMVIPSGPRNARALLAAAIRDPDPVVFFEAKALYHAAKEEVPEESETLPIGRAQVVREGGDLTLIAYGAMLRVAREAADVLQAEDGVAAEVIDLLTISPLDRETLVASVAKTGRAVVVHEAPRSFGPGAEIAASIMEGAFLRLEAPVRRVTAHDVAFVGFAREKAHVPDVARVVAAARETLAF, from the coding sequence ATGACGAAGCTCAACATGGTCAAGGCGCTCAACCTGGCGCTCTTCCAGGAGATGGAGCGCGACCCGGACGTCGTGATCCTCGGCGAGGACGTCGGCGTGGACGGCGGCGTCTTCCGCGTCACCGACGACCTCCAGCGCAAGTTCGGCTCGCAGCGGGTGATCGACAGCCCGCTCGCCGAGGCCGCCATCATCGGCACCGGCGTCGGCATGGCGCTCTACGGCCTCCGGCCCGTCTGCGAGATCCAGTTCTCGGGCTTCGCGTTCCAGTGCTTCCACCAGATCGAGAACCACGCCGCGCGCTACCGCCTGCGCTCGCAGGGCCGCTTCGGCTGCGCGATGGTGATCCGGATGCCCTACGGCGGCGGCGTCCGTGCCCTCGAGCACCACACGGAATCGGAGGAGCAGTTCTACGCCCACGTGCCGGGCCTCAAGATGGTGATCCCCTCGGGCCCGCGCAACGCGCGCGCGCTCCTGGCCGCCGCGATCCGCGACCCCGACCCGGTCGTCTTCTTCGAGGCGAAGGCGCTCTATCACGCGGCGAAGGAGGAGGTTCCCGAGGAGAGTGAGACCCTCCCGATCGGCCGGGCGCAGGTCGTCCGCGAGGGCGGCGATCTCACGCTGATCGCCTACGGCGCCATGCTGCGCGTCGCGCGCGAGGCCGCCGACGTGCTCCAGGCCGAGGACGGCGTCGCCGCCGAGGTGATCGATCTCCTGACCATCTCCCCCCTCGACCGCGAGACGCTCGTCGCCTCGGTCGCGAAGACCGGGCGCGCGGTGGTCGTCCACGAGGCGCCGCGGAGCTTCGGCCCGGGCGCCGAGATCGCCGCGTCCATCATGGAGGGCGCGTTCCTCCGCCTCGAGGCGCCGGTGCGCCGCGTGACGGCGCACGACGTCGCGTTCGTCGGCTTCGCGCGCGAGAAGGCCCACGTGCCCGACGTCGCGCGCGTCGTCGCCGCCGCGCGCGAGACGCTCGCGTTCTGA